The following is a genomic window from Bordetella petrii.
GCCAAATGCCGCCTCATCGGGCAGGAAACGGCGCGGATATTGGCTTGAGCCGGTGTTTAGGGTTAACACCAATGCGGTTCTGGCCGGAGACGCCGGATGTTGCAATATCCCAACATCCCTGGCGCGCAACCGGCACTTTTGTGATGCCGACCGTAGCCAGTCCCAGCGATTTTTGATGCAATAGCGTCAACTTCCCTTCGCGGAGTTAGGGGGGCGGCAGGCTGACGCAAGCATTGCTGCTCTTGTCACTCAAATCAACGGAGATTTCTTAAATGAAAAAGACTCTGCTCGCTGCCGCCCTGCTCGCCGGTTTCGCCGGTGTGGCCCAGGCAGAAACCTCGGTGACGCTGTACGGCATCATCGACACCGGTATCGGCTACAACAAGGTCAAGGGCGCTGGTTTCGACGGCAGCCGCGTCGGCATGATCAACGGCGTGCAGAACGGCTCGCGCTGGGGCCTGCGTGGCACCGAAGATCTGGGTGACGGCCTGCAAGCCGTGTTCCAACTGGAAAGCGGCTTCAACTCCGGCAACGGCAACCATGCTCAAGATGGCCGCCTGTTCGGCCGTCAAGCCACCATCGGTTTGCAAAGCGACAGCTGGGGCCGTCTGGACTTCGGTCGCCAAACCAACATCGCTTCCAAGTACTTCGGTTCGATCGACCCGTTCGGCGCCGGCTTCGGCCAAGCCAACATCGGCATGGGCCTGAGCGCGATGAACACCGTTCGTTGGGACAACATGGTCATGTACCAGACCCCGTCCTACAGCGGCTTCCAGTTCGGCGTTGGCTACTCGTTCAGCGTGGATGACAACACCACCGACGACGATCGCGTTGGCTTCCGCACCGCCGACAACGTCCGTGGCATCACCACCGGCCTGCGCTACGTGAACGGCCCGCTGAACGTCGCTCTGTCGTACGACCAGCTGAACGCCTCGAACGCCCAAGCTCAAGACGAAGTTGACGCCACCCCCCGTTCGTACGGCATCGGCGCTTCGTACGACTTCGAAGTGGTCAAGGTCGCGCTGGCCTACGCCCGCACCACCGACGGCTGGTTCGGCGGCCAAGGCATCAACGGCATCGGCGCTGTCGACAGCGACGCTGACGGCGTGGACGACCAGTTCCCGCTGAGCTCGAACCGCTTTGCTGACGGCTTCAAGTCGAACTCGTACATGGTGGGCCTGACCGCCCCGATCGGCGGCGCCAGCAAGCTGTTCGGTTCGTGGCAAATGGTCGACCCCAGCAACGACAAGCTGACTGGCGGCGAAGAGAAGATGAACGTCTTCTCGCTGGGCTACACCTACGACCTGTCCAAGCGTACCAACCTGTACGCCTACGGTTCGTATGCCAAGAACTATGCCTTCATCGACGACGTGAAGAGCACGGCTGTTGGCGTCGGTATCCGCCACCGCTTCTAATCGGCTGCGGAACGCAAGTTCCGCTCCGGTTCCAAGCATGCGGGCTGGCCTCGGCCGGCCCGCAGAAAAGCCACCCCTCGGGGTGGCTTTTTCGTTCCTGCCTAACGTCAATTGCCCCCTGTTTTTGGGGGATTGAGTTCAGCGGGCAGTCACTTAGCAAATGCTACAATCTGAAGGTTTGCGCATTTGACGGACGCCAGAATGAACTTGCAACAGTATTTTCCCGTCCTGCTGTTTATTGCAGTCGCTACCCTGATAGGGTTTGCACTGCTGACGGCAGGCTCGCTCCTGGGGCCGCGGCGTCCCTATGCCGAAAAACTCTCGGCCTACGAGTGCGGCTTCGAGGCCTTCGAAGACGCCCGCATGAAGTTCGATGTGCGCTATTACCTGGTCGCCATCCTCTTCATTCTGTTCGACCTCGAAATCGCCTTCCTGTTTCCCTGGGCCATCGCCCACGGCGCGGTCGGCCTCGTCGGCTTCTGGACCGTCATGGTCTTCCTGGCGGTCCTCACGGTCGGCTTCATCTACGAATGGAAAAAGGGCGCGCTGGACTGGGAATAACCCACGTCTTTCCGCTATCAGAGACCAATATGGCTATAGACGGCATCCTCAAGCAAGGTTTCATCACTACCAGTGCCGACAAGTTCCTCAACTGGGCAAAAACGGGCTCGATGTGGCCCATGACCTTCGGTCTGGCCTGTTGTGCGGTCGAAATGATGCACGCCGGCGCGGCGCGCTACGACCTCGACCAGTTCGGTATCATTTTTCGCCCCAGCCCGCGCCAGTCCGACCTGATGATCGTGGCTGGCACGCTGTGCAACAAAATGGCGCCGGCGCTGCGCAAGGTCTACGACCAAATGCCCGAGCCGCGTTGGGTCGTGTCCATGGGCTCGTGCGCCAACGGGGGAGGGTACTACCACTACTCGTATTCGGTGGTGCGCGGCTGCGATCGTATCGTGCCGGTCGATGTCTACGTGCCGGGCTGTCCGCCCACGGCCGAAGCGCTGGTCTATGGGCTGCTGCAAATGCAGAACAAGATCCGTCTGACCAACACCATTGCCCGCTGACCGCGCCCGCGCCGGCAATGCGTTTGCCCGGCGCCGCGCGTCAGCATATCGGTTTACCTAAGCGATCATGACGATGACCAGGCTCGAAACCCTGAAACACAACCTGCAGGCCGCGCTGGGGGCGGACATAGCCCTGACCGAAGCGCTCGGCGAGCTCACCTTGGAAGTGCCGGCCGACCAATGGCTGGCCGTCTGCAACAAGCTGCGCACCGACGCCGGCCTGAGCTTCGAAACCTGCATCGACCTGTGCGGCGTCGACTACCTCACCTGGGGCAATGGCACGCGCCAGGCGGGCGAAGACAAGGTCGCCGGCGTGCAGCGCTCGCGCTACGCGGTGGTGGCGCACCTGCTGTCCATCGCGCACAACTGGCGTCTGCGCGTGCGCACCTGGGCCCCCGATGACGACTTCCCCATGGTGGGCTCGCTGATCGACTGCTGGCCCGGCGTCAACTGGTTCGAGCGCGAAGCTTTCGACCTGTTCGGCATCGTCTTCGAAGGCCATCCCGACCTGCGCCGCATCCTCACCGACTACGGCTTCATCGGCCATCCGTTCCGCAAAGACTTCCCCCTGTCGGGCACCGTCGAAATGCGCTACGACCCCGAACAGCGGCGCGTCATCTACCAGCCGGTCACCATCGACCCGCGCGAAATCACCCCGCGCGTCGTGCGTGAAGATTCCTACGGCCTGGGGCGTTAAATCATGGCAGAAATCAAGAACTACACCCTGAACTTCGGCCCCCAGCACCCGGCCGCGCACGGCGTGCTGCGCCTGGTGCTCGAGCTCGACGGCGAAGTCATCCAGCGCGCCGACCCGCACATCGGCCTGCTGCACCGGGCCACCGAAAAGCTGGCCGAACACAAGACCTACATCCAGGCGCTGCCCTACATGGACCGCCTCGACTACGTCTCCATGATGTGCAACGAGCACGCGTACGTCATGGCCATCGAGAAGCTGCTGGGCATCGAGCCGCCGCTGCGCGCGCAGTACATCCGCGTCATGTTCGACGAGATCACGCGCCTGCTCAACCACCTGATGTCGCTGGGCTCGCACGCGCTCGACGTGGGCGCGATGGCAGTGTTCCTGTACGCCTTCCGCGAGCGCGAAGACCTGATGGACTGCTACGAAGCCGTCTCGGGCGCGCGCATGCACGCGGCCTACTACCGGCCGGGCGGGGTCTACCGCGACCTGCCCGACACCATGCCGCAGTACGGCGAAAGCAGCAAATACCGTGGCGAGAAAGACCTGCGCATCATGAACGACGCGCGCTCGGGCTCGCTGCTCGATTTCATCGAAGACTTCACCAACCGCTTCCCCGCCTGCGTCGACGAGTACGAAACCCTGCTTACCGACAACCGCATCTGGAAGCAGCGCCTGGTGGGCATCGGCGTCGTCGATCCCGAACGCGCCAAGGCGCTGGGCTTCACCGGCCCCATGCTGCGCGGCTCTGGCGTGGCCTGGGACTTGCGCAAGATGCAGCCCTACGAAGTCTACGACCTGGTCGATTTCGACGTGCCCGTCGGCGTCAACGGTGACTGCTACGACCGCTACCTGGTGCGTATCGCCGAAATGCGCGAAAGCAACCGCATCATCCGCCAGTGCGTCGAATGGCTGCGCAACAACCCGGGGCCGGTCATGGTCGAGAACCACAAGGTCGCCCCGCCCAAGCGCACCGGCATGAAAACCAACATGGAAGACCTGATCCACCACTTCAAGCTCTTCACTGAAGGTTTCCACGTGCCGCCGGGCGAAGCTTTCGCCTCGATCGAGCACCCGAAAGGCGAATTCGGCATCTACCTGGTGTCCGACGGCGCCAACAAGCCTTATCGCCTGAAAATTCGGGCGCCGGGCTTTGCCCACTTGCAATCGCTCGATGAAATGGCGCGCGGCCACATGATCGCCGACGCCGTCACCATCATCGGCACGCAGGACATCGTTTTCGGCGAAATCGACCGCTGATCACCAGCCCGAACGCCCCGCATAATCCGGATTCAAACTATGCTGCTTTCCGAACAGGCCTACCAGAAAATCGATCGGGAACTCGCCAAGTTCCCGGCCGACCAGCGGCAGTCGGCCATCATGGCTTCGCTTGCCATCGCGCAAGATGAAAAAGGCTGGCTGTCCCCCGAAGTCCTTGAAGACGTGGCCAACTACATCGGCGTGCCGCCCATCGCGGTGCAAGAAGTCGCCACGTTCTACAACATGTTCGACGTCAAGCCGGTCGGCAAGCACAAGATCGCGGTTTGCACGAACCTGCCCTGTGCCTTGCGCGACGGCGAAAAAGCCGGCGACTACCTCAAGCGCAAGCTCGGCATCGACTACCGCGAAACCACGCCCGACGGCCTGTTCACGCTGGTCGAGGGCGAATGCATGGGCGCTTGCGGCGATTCCCCCGTGCTTATCGTCAACAACAAGCATATGTGCGTGCGCATGACCGAAGAAAAGCTCGACGCGCTGGTTCAGGGCCTGAAAGAGCAGGGCGCCCAAGGAGAATCGGCATGAACGCGCCCGACCTGTACAAAAACCTGGCGCAGGGGCTCGATCCCAATCCCCTGAACGACCTGTCCAACTCCATGTGCCTGCACGGCCGGCACATCGGGCCGCAGATCCTGGCCGACCTCGACGGCAACAACTGGCACCTGCAAGACTACGTCAAGCGCGGCGGCTACGAAGCCCTGCGCAAGATCCTGTCGTCTGGCATGAAGCCCGAGGACGTCATCGCCGAAGTCAAGGCCTCGGGTCTGCGCGGCCGCGGCGGCGCGGGCTTTCCTACCGGCCTCAAATGGAGCTTCATGCCGCGCGCCTTCCCAGGCCAGAAGTACCTGGTGTGCAACTCCGACGAGGGCGAGCCCGGCACCTTCAAAGACCGCGACATCCTGCGCTTTAATCCGCACATCGTGATCGAAGGCATGGCCATCGCGGCCTACGCCATGGGCATCAGCGTCGGCTACAACTATATCCACGGCGAAATCTTCGAGGTTTACCAGCGCTTCGAAGAAGCCCTGGAAGAAGCCCGCGCCGCCGGTTTCCTGGGCGACAATATCCTGGGTTCCGAGTTCAGCTTCCAGCTGCATGCCTTCCATGGCTACGGCGCCTACATCTGCGGCGAAGAAACCGCGCTGCTCGAATCGCTCGAAGGCAAGAAGGGCCAACCGCGCTTCAAACCGCCGTTCCCAGCCAGCTTCGGCCTGTACGGCAAACCCACCACCATCAACAACACCGAAACCTTCGCGGCGGTGCCCTGGATCATCCGCAACGGCGGCCAGGCCTACCTGGAAGTGGGCAAGCCCAATAACGGCGGCACCAAGGTGTTCTCGATCACCGGTGACGTCGAGCGCCCCGGCAACTACGAAATTCCGCTGGGCACGCCGTTCTCCAAGCTGCTCGAGCTTGCCGGCGGCATGCGCGGCGGCAAGAAGCTCAAGGCGGTCATCCCGGGGGGCTCCAGCGCTCCGGTGCTGCCTGCCGACATCATGATGGACATCACCATGGACTACGACGCCATCGCCAAGGCCGGCTCCATGCTGGGCTCGGGCGCGGTCATCGTCATGGACGAAACCCGCTGCATGGTGAAGTCGCTGTTGCGTCTGTCGTATTTCTATTTCGAAGAAAGCTGCGGCCAGTGTACGCCGTGCCGCGAAGGCACCGGCTGGCTCTACCGCATGGTCCATCGCATCGAGCACGGCCAGGGTCGCCAGGAAGACCTCGACCTGCTCGACAGCGTGGCCGGCAATATCATGGGCCGCACCATCTGCGCCCTGGGCGACGCCGCCGCCATGCCGGTGCGTGGCTTCCTCAAGCATTATCGCGACGAATTCGCGCACCACATCGAGCACAAGTCGTGTGTGGTCCCGCAATATCTGTAGGTCTCAGGAACAGCAATGGTTGAACTAACCGTCGACGGCAATAAGGTCGAAGTCCCCGAGGGCAGCATGGTGATGCATGCCGCCCAGAAGCTCGGCCTGTATGTGCCGCATTTCTGCTACCACAAGAAACTGTCCATCGCGGCCAACTGCCGCATGTGCCTGGTTGAAGTGGAAAAGGCGCCCAAGGCACTGCCGGCCTGCGCCACGCCCGCCACCAATGGCATGGTGGTGCACACATGCTCTGAAAAAGCCAAGGCCGCCCAGAAGTCGGTCATGGAATTCCTGCTGATCAATCACCCCCTCGATTGCCCCATCTGCGATCAGGGCGGCGAATGCCAGCTGCAGGATCTGGCGGTGGGCTACGGCGGTTCGACTTCGCGCTACCGCGAAGAAAAGCGCGTGGTCTTCCACAAAGACCTCGGCCCGCTGGTGTCGGCCGAAGAAATGACCCGCTGCATCCACTGCACCCGTTGCGTGCGCTTCGGCCAGGAAATCGGCGGCCTGATGGAACTGGGCATGCTGGGCCGCGGCGAGCATTCCGAGATCACCTCGTTCGTCGGCCGTTCGGTCGAGTCCGAACTCTCGGGCAACATGATCGATCTCTGTCCTGTTGGCGCGCTCACGTCCAAGCCGTTCCGCTACACGGCGCGCACCTGGGAACTGGCGCGCCGTCGCTCGGTCAGCCCGCATGACAGCCTGGGCGCCAACCTGGTCATCCAGGTCAAGGGCGATCGCGTCATGCGCGTGGTGCCGTTCGAAGACGAAGCCCTCAACGAGTGCTGGATCAGCGACCGCGACCGCTTCTCGTACGAAGGCCTCAACAGCGAAGACCGCCTGGCCGCGCCCATGATCAAGGGCGCCGACGGCCAATGGCAGGAAGCCTCGTGGGCCGACGCGCTGCAGGCTGTGGCGCAAGGCCTGTCGCGGGTGCGCGACAGCCATGGCGGCGGCCAGATCGGCGCGCTGGCGGCCGAATACGCCACCACCGAAGAATTCGCGCTGCTGGGCCGCCTGGTGCGCGCCCTGGGTTCCGAGAACATCGACTTCCGCCTGCGCCAGACCGATCCGGGCTTCGACGCGGCCCTCTCCGGCGCGCCCTGGCTGGGCATGCCGGTGGCCGATCTCGACACGCTCGACCGCGTGCTGGTGGTGGGTTCCTTCCTGCGCAAAGACCACCCCCTGATGGCGCAGCGGCTGCGCCAGGCCGCCAAGCGCGGCACGCAGATCCTGCTGGTCGACAGCGCCGCCGACGATCCCCTCATGCCGGTCGCCGCGCGCGTTACCGTGGCCCCGTCCGGCCTGCCGCTGGCGCTGGCCCAGGTGGCCGTGGCGCTGGCCCAGGCCAAGGAACAGCCCGTGCCGGCCGAATTCGCCGACGTCACGCCCGACGAAAACGCCAAGCTGGTTGCCGCCAGCCTGGCTTCGGGCGCCAACGTCGCGGTGCTGATGGGCAACATGGCCGTGGCTTCGCCGCAGGCGTCGCTGCTGGCCGCCAACGCGCGCGGCGTGGCCGACCTGGCCGGCGCGCGCTTCGGCTTCCTGACCTCGGGCGCCAACACGGTGGGCGGCTACCTGGCCGGCGCCGTGCCGGGGCAGGGCGGCAAGACCGCCGCCGCCATGCTGGCCGAGCCGCTCAAGGCCTACATCGTGCTGCATGCCGAGCCGGCGCTCGACGCCGACAACGGTCCGCAGGCCGTGGCGGCGCTGCGCGGCGCCGAGTTCGCCGTCGCCCTGACGCCCTATGCCTCCGCCGCCCAAGACTGGGCCGATGTCATGCTGCCGGTGGCGCCGTTCACCGAAACGTCCGGCACCTTCGTCAATGCGCAGGGCCTGCCGCAAAGCTTCAAGGGCACGGTGGCGCCGCTGGGCCAGACCCGTCCGGCCTGGAAGGTGTTGCGCGTGCTGGGCAACGTGCTGCAACTGCAAGGCTTCGAAGACGAAACCTCCGAATCCGTGCGCGACACCGCGCTGGCGGGCGGCGTCGAAGGCCGGCTCTCCAACGACATCAAGGCCGCCCGTGGCCTGGGCAAGGCTGCCACGGGTCTCGAGCGCGTCGCCGACGTGCCCATCTATCGCAGCGACGCCATGGTGCGCCGCTCCGAACCGCTGCAAGAAACGCCTGCCTCGCAGCCGCCCACCGCGCGCATGAACGGCGCCACGCTGGCCGGCCTGGGGCTGGCCGCCGGAGTCCGGGTGCGCGTCACCGGCCCGGCCGGCTCGGTCGAGCTTGAAACCGTGCAGGACGACGCCGTGGCCGATCGTGGAGTGCGCATCGCGGCGGCATTCGAGCAAACCGCCGCCCTGGGCGGCGCCTTCGGTGAAATCAGCGTGGAGCGTGCCTGACATGGAATGGCTCGATATTCTTGAAAGCCACGGTCAGGCCCTGTTGGGTCCGACGGCCTGGCTGGTGCTCTGGACGATCGTCAAGATCGTGGTCATCGCCGTTCCCATCATCCTGTGCGTGGCCTACCTTACGTACTGGGAACGCAAGATGATCGGCTGGATGCACGTGCGCCTGGGCCCGACCCGTGTCGGTTTCCGCGGCCTGCTGCAGCCGTTCGCCGACGTGTTCAAGCTGCTGACCAAAGAAGTCGTGGTGCCCACGCAGGCCAACAAGATCCTGTTCGTGGTGGCGCCGGTGGTTACCCTGATGCCGGCGCTGGCAGCCTGGGCAGTGGTGCCGTTCGGCCCCGAAGTGGTGCTGGCCAACGTCAACGCCGGCCTGCTGTACGTCATGGCCATCACCTCCATCGGCGTCTATGGCGTCATCGTGGCGGGCTGGGCGTCTAACTCCAAGTACGCGTTCCTGGGCGCGCTGCGCGCCTCGGCTCAGATGGTCTCGTACGAGCTGGCCATCGGCTTCGTGCTGGTCACGGTGCTGCTGGTGTCGGGCAGCCTGAACATGTCCGAAATCGTGCTGGGCCAGACGCGCGGCTGGTTCGCCGAGCACGGCCTGACGTTCCTGTCCTGGAACTGGCTGCCGCTGCTGCCGCTGTTCGTCATCTACGTGATCTCGGCCGTGGCCGAAACCAACCGCCACCCGTTCGACGTGGTGGAAGGCGAATCCGAAATCGTGGCCGGCCACATGGTCGAATACTCGGGCATGGCCTTCGCGCTGTTCTTCCTGGGCGAATACGCCAACATGATCCTGCTGTCTTGCATGGCATCCATCATGTTCCTGGGCGGCTGGACTTCCCCGATCGACATCGCGCCGCTGACCTGGATTCCGGGCTGGATCTGGCTGGGCATCAAGACATTCTGCGTGGTTTCGCTGTTCGTGTGGTTCCGCGCGTCGTTCCCGCGCTACCGCTACGACCAGATCATGCGTTTGGGCTGGAAGATTTTCATCCCGCTGACCGGCGTCTGGCTGGTCGTGGTGGCGATCTGGATGCAGACGCCCTGGAACATTTGGCGTTGACGCGCCAAGCTGAGGCAGGATATGGAAGCGATCAAAGATTTCTTCGGCAGCCTGATGCTGGCCGAGTTGCTCAAAGGCATGCGCCTGACGGGCAAGTACTTCTTCAAGCGCAAGGTCACCTTGCGCTACCCGATGGAAAAGACGCCGATTTCGGCGCGCTTCCGTGGGCTGCATGCGCTGCGCCGCTACCCCAATGGGGAAGAGCGCTGCATCGCCTGCAAACTGTGCGAAGCGGTCTGCCCGGCACTGGCCATCACCATCGAGTCGGACCAGCGCGACGACGGCACCCGTCGCACCACGCGCTACGACATCGATCTCACCAAGTGCATTTTCTGCGGCTTCTGTGAGGAAAGCTGCCCCGTGGACTCGATCGTGGAAACCCACATCCACGAATACCACGGTGAAAAGCGCGGCGACCTCTACTTCACCAAAGACATGCTGCTCGCCGTGGGCGACCGCTACGAAGCCGAAATCGCCCGCCGCCGGGCCGAAGACGCGCCATACCGTTGATGACGCCCAAGGTCTGATCCATGACATTTACCACTGTCCTGTTCTACATACTGGCTGCCGTCCTGGTGATCGCCGCGTTCCGCGTCATCACCGCCCGCAGCCCCGTTACCGCCGTCTTGCACCTGATCCTGGCCTTCGCCAACGCCGCCATGCTCTGGATGCTGCTCGGCGCCGAATTCCTGGCCCTGCTGCTGGTGCTGGTGTACGTGGGCGCCGTGATGGTGCTGTTCCTGTTCGTCGTCATGATGCTCGACATACGCATCGACACCCTGCGCCACGGGCTCAAGACCTACCTGCCGCTGGGCCTGCTCATCGG
Proteins encoded in this region:
- a CDS encoding porin is translated as MKKTLLAAALLAGFAGVAQAETSVTLYGIIDTGIGYNKVKGAGFDGSRVGMINGVQNGSRWGLRGTEDLGDGLQAVFQLESGFNSGNGNHAQDGRLFGRQATIGLQSDSWGRLDFGRQTNIASKYFGSIDPFGAGFGQANIGMGLSAMNTVRWDNMVMYQTPSYSGFQFGVGYSFSVDDNTTDDDRVGFRTADNVRGITTGLRYVNGPLNVALSYDQLNASNAQAQDEVDATPRSYGIGASYDFEVVKVALAYARTTDGWFGGQGINGIGAVDSDADGVDDQFPLSSNRFADGFKSNSYMVGLTAPIGGASKLFGSWQMVDPSNDKLTGGEEKMNVFSLGYTYDLSKRTNLYAYGSYAKNYAFIDDVKSTAVGVGIRHRF
- a CDS encoding NADH-quinone oxidoreductase subunit A, whose protein sequence is MNLQQYFPVLLFIAVATLIGFALLTAGSLLGPRRPYAEKLSAYECGFEAFEDARMKFDVRYYLVAILFILFDLEIAFLFPWAIAHGAVGLVGFWTVMVFLAVLTVGFIYEWKKGALDWE
- a CDS encoding NuoB/complex I 20 kDa subunit family protein, which encodes MAIDGILKQGFITTSADKFLNWAKTGSMWPMTFGLACCAVEMMHAGAARYDLDQFGIIFRPSPRQSDLMIVAGTLCNKMAPALRKVYDQMPEPRWVVSMGSCANGGGYYHYSYSVVRGCDRIVPVDVYVPGCPPTAEALVYGLLQMQNKIRLTNTIAR
- a CDS encoding NADH-quinone oxidoreductase subunit C, with amino-acid sequence MTMTRLETLKHNLQAALGADIALTEALGELTLEVPADQWLAVCNKLRTDAGLSFETCIDLCGVDYLTWGNGTRQAGEDKVAGVQRSRYAVVAHLLSIAHNWRLRVRTWAPDDDFPMVGSLIDCWPGVNWFEREAFDLFGIVFEGHPDLRRILTDYGFIGHPFRKDFPLSGTVEMRYDPEQRRVIYQPVTIDPREITPRVVREDSYGLGR
- a CDS encoding NADH-quinone oxidoreductase subunit D, producing MAEIKNYTLNFGPQHPAAHGVLRLVLELDGEVIQRADPHIGLLHRATEKLAEHKTYIQALPYMDRLDYVSMMCNEHAYVMAIEKLLGIEPPLRAQYIRVMFDEITRLLNHLMSLGSHALDVGAMAVFLYAFREREDLMDCYEAVSGARMHAAYYRPGGVYRDLPDTMPQYGESSKYRGEKDLRIMNDARSGSLLDFIEDFTNRFPACVDEYETLLTDNRIWKQRLVGIGVVDPERAKALGFTGPMLRGSGVAWDLRKMQPYEVYDLVDFDVPVGVNGDCYDRYLVRIAEMRESNRIIRQCVEWLRNNPGPVMVENHKVAPPKRTGMKTNMEDLIHHFKLFTEGFHVPPGEAFASIEHPKGEFGIYLVSDGANKPYRLKIRAPGFAHLQSLDEMARGHMIADAVTIIGTQDIVFGEIDR
- the nuoE gene encoding NADH-quinone oxidoreductase subunit NuoE, giving the protein MLLSEQAYQKIDRELAKFPADQRQSAIMASLAIAQDEKGWLSPEVLEDVANYIGVPPIAVQEVATFYNMFDVKPVGKHKIAVCTNLPCALRDGEKAGDYLKRKLGIDYRETTPDGLFTLVEGECMGACGDSPVLIVNNKHMCVRMTEEKLDALVQGLKEQGAQGESA
- the nuoF gene encoding NADH-quinone oxidoreductase subunit NuoF; the protein is MNAPDLYKNLAQGLDPNPLNDLSNSMCLHGRHIGPQILADLDGNNWHLQDYVKRGGYEALRKILSSGMKPEDVIAEVKASGLRGRGGAGFPTGLKWSFMPRAFPGQKYLVCNSDEGEPGTFKDRDILRFNPHIVIEGMAIAAYAMGISVGYNYIHGEIFEVYQRFEEALEEARAAGFLGDNILGSEFSFQLHAFHGYGAYICGEETALLESLEGKKGQPRFKPPFPASFGLYGKPTTINNTETFAAVPWIIRNGGQAYLEVGKPNNGGTKVFSITGDVERPGNYEIPLGTPFSKLLELAGGMRGGKKLKAVIPGGSSAPVLPADIMMDITMDYDAIAKAGSMLGSGAVIVMDETRCMVKSLLRLSYFYFEESCGQCTPCREGTGWLYRMVHRIEHGQGRQEDLDLLDSVAGNIMGRTICALGDAAAMPVRGFLKHYRDEFAHHIEHKSCVVPQYL
- the nuoG gene encoding NADH-quinone oxidoreductase subunit NuoG, which encodes MVELTVDGNKVEVPEGSMVMHAAQKLGLYVPHFCYHKKLSIAANCRMCLVEVEKAPKALPACATPATNGMVVHTCSEKAKAAQKSVMEFLLINHPLDCPICDQGGECQLQDLAVGYGGSTSRYREEKRVVFHKDLGPLVSAEEMTRCIHCTRCVRFGQEIGGLMELGMLGRGEHSEITSFVGRSVESELSGNMIDLCPVGALTSKPFRYTARTWELARRRSVSPHDSLGANLVIQVKGDRVMRVVPFEDEALNECWISDRDRFSYEGLNSEDRLAAPMIKGADGQWQEASWADALQAVAQGLSRVRDSHGGGQIGALAAEYATTEEFALLGRLVRALGSENIDFRLRQTDPGFDAALSGAPWLGMPVADLDTLDRVLVVGSFLRKDHPLMAQRLRQAAKRGTQILLVDSAADDPLMPVAARVTVAPSGLPLALAQVAVALAQAKEQPVPAEFADVTPDENAKLVAASLASGANVAVLMGNMAVASPQASLLAANARGVADLAGARFGFLTSGANTVGGYLAGAVPGQGGKTAAAMLAEPLKAYIVLHAEPALDADNGPQAVAALRGAEFAVALTPYASAAQDWADVMLPVAPFTETSGTFVNAQGLPQSFKGTVAPLGQTRPAWKVLRVLGNVLQLQGFEDETSESVRDTALAGGVEGRLSNDIKAARGLGKAATGLERVADVPIYRSDAMVRRSEPLQETPASQPPTARMNGATLAGLGLAAGVRVRVTGPAGSVELETVQDDAVADRGVRIAAAFEQTAALGGAFGEISVERA
- the nuoH gene encoding NADH-quinone oxidoreductase subunit NuoH, whose amino-acid sequence is MEWLDILESHGQALLGPTAWLVLWTIVKIVVIAVPIILCVAYLTYWERKMIGWMHVRLGPTRVGFRGLLQPFADVFKLLTKEVVVPTQANKILFVVAPVVTLMPALAAWAVVPFGPEVVLANVNAGLLYVMAITSIGVYGVIVAGWASNSKYAFLGALRASAQMVSYELAIGFVLVTVLLVSGSLNMSEIVLGQTRGWFAEHGLTFLSWNWLPLLPLFVIYVISAVAETNRHPFDVVEGESEIVAGHMVEYSGMAFALFFLGEYANMILLSCMASIMFLGGWTSPIDIAPLTWIPGWIWLGIKTFCVVSLFVWFRASFPRYRYDQIMRLGWKIFIPLTGVWLVVVAIWMQTPWNIWR
- the nuoI gene encoding NADH-quinone oxidoreductase subunit NuoI, with protein sequence MEAIKDFFGSLMLAELLKGMRLTGKYFFKRKVTLRYPMEKTPISARFRGLHALRRYPNGEERCIACKLCEAVCPALAITIESDQRDDGTRRTTRYDIDLTKCIFCGFCEESCPVDSIVETHIHEYHGEKRGDLYFTKDMLLAVGDRYEAEIARRRAEDAPYR